The genomic interval GCCGGGATCTCCGCGTCCTCGAAGCTGGCGCCCAGGTCGGCCTGGTCGGGGTACCGCACCCGCATCGTCAGCAGGTCGATCACGCCCCGGAAGTCCTCGCCGCTTCCGTCCGGCAGCTGGATCGGCGCCGGCCGCGCCCCCAACCGCTCGACCATCATCCCCACGACCCGGTCGAAGTCCGCTCCCGGCCGGTCCATCTTGTTGACGAACGCGAGTCGCGGGACCCGATACTTGTCGGCCTGTCTCCAGACCGTCTCCGACTGGGGCTCCACGCCGCCGACCGCGCAGAAGACCGCCACGGCCCCGTCCAGGACCCGCAGGCTGCGTTCCACCTCCACGGTGAAATCGACGTGCCCCGGGGTGTCGATGATGTTGACGCGGTGGTCGCGCCAGGCGCAGGTGGTCGCGGCCGCCGTGATGGTGATGCCGCGTTCCTTCTCCTGCTCCATGAAGTCCATCTGGGTCGCCCCGTCGTGGACTTCGCCGGGGATGTGCACGCGCCCGGTGTAGTAGAGGATCCGCTCGGTCGTCGTCGTCTTGCCCGCATCGATGTGGGCCATGATGCCGATGTTGCGAACCTTCTGCAGAGTCACTCGGCGCGCCACGTTCACCCCATGATGCCCGGGCCGCAAGCATTCGACTCGCACAGTCGCCCCAAAGGGGCCTGTCCGTCGTCGACTGCCCAGGTCCCGCCTCCTGCGGCGACCGTACGGGCTATTCGTTCCTGTCGCTCCAGCTTTCCTAGCGAAGCGCCTTGTGAGCCTGAACGAGAGGGACCATTACCAACGGCAGTGGGCGAACGCCTTGTTCGCATCAGCCATACGGTGTGTGTCTTCGCGCTTCTTGATAGACGGTCCTTCGTTCTTGCTGGCCAGGACCAGCTCGGCAGCCAGCCGCTCGGCGAACGTGTGTTCGGGCCGGGTGCGGGCGAAGCTGATGATCCAGTGCATGGCGAGCATCTGGCGCCGGTCGGGGCGGACCTCGACGGGCACCTGGTACGTCGCGCCGCCGATGCGGCGGGACTTCACTTCCAGGCTGGGCTTGACGTTGCTCAGGGCGGCGC from bacterium carries:
- the rpsG gene encoding 30S ribosomal protein S7; this encodes MARRRRPERRHITPDHRYGDAVVTKFINYVMSDGKRSVAERMVYEAMDMIKEKTGQEGVDVFRAALSNVKPSLEVKSRRIGGATYQVPVEVRPDRRQMLAMHWIISFARTRPEHTFAERLAAELVLASKNEGPSIKKREDTHRMADANKAFAHCRW